The following DNA comes from Pseudomonas triticicola.
TTCATCTCCTTCAGGTCGACCAGTCAGACTCATCAAGCCGCCGAGGCCCTGGATCATGAAGTCATACCCTGCACGCTTGGCGTAAGGACCGGTCTGACCGAAGCCGGTGATAGAGCAATAGATCAGATTCGGGTTGAGCGCCTTCAGCGACTCATAGTCCAGGCCATAGGCCGCCAGACCGCCCACCTTGAAATTCTCGATGAGGATGTCCGACTTCGCCGCCAGGTCGCGCACCAGCTTCTGCCCTTCAGGACGGGTGAAGTCGATGGTCACCGATTGCTTGTTGCGGTTGGCCGACAGGTAATAAGCCGCTTCCGACGTGTTCTCGCCGTAAGCGTCTTTGAGAAAGGGCGGACCCCACGCGCGAGTATCGTCACCATTGCCTGGCCGCTCGACCTTGATCACTTCGGCGCCAAGGTCGGCGAGGATTTGCCCAGCCCAAGGCCCGGCCAGCACTCGCGATAAATCCAGTACCCGCAGATGCGACAGCGCGCCCATGGTCTGCTCTCCTATTAATAGAACGCCTGCAGACCGGTTTGCGCACGCCCGAGGATCAGCGCGTGAACGTCATGGGTACCTTCATAGGTATTCACCACTTCCAGGTTGACCAGGTGACGGGCCACACCGAACTCATCGGAGATGCCGTTACCACCGAGCATGTCGCGCGCCATCCGCGCGATATCCAGCGACTTGCCGCAGGAGTTGCGCTTCATGATCGAAGTGATTTCAACGGCGGCAGTGCCTTCATCCTTCATCCGACCCAAGCGCAGGCAGCCTTGCAGTGCCAGAGTGATTTCGGTCTGCATGTCGGCGAGTTTCTTCTGTACCAGCTGAGTTGCGGCCAGCGGACGACCGAACTGCTGACGATCCAGAGTGTATTGGCGCGCAGTGTGCCAGCAGAATTCGGCAGCGCCCAGCGCGCCCCAGGAAATGCCATAGCGTGCGGAATTGAGGCAGGTGAAAGGACCTTTCAGGCCACGGACATCCGGGAAAATGTTCTCTTCCGGCACGAACACGTTGTCCATGACGATCTCACCGGTGATCGAAGCGCGCAGGCCGACCTTGCCGTGAATCGCCGGAGCGCTCAGACCTTTCCAGCCTTTCTCCAGAACGAAGCCACGGATATCGCCGGCATCGTCCTTGGCCCAGACCACGAAGACGTCAGCGATCGGGCTGTTGGTGATCCACATTTTCGCACCGGTCAGGCTGTAGCCGCCATCAACCTTACGCGCCCGGCTAATCATCGCGCCCGGATCGGAACCGTGGTTCGGCTCGGTCAGACCAAAGCAACCGATCCATTCGCCGGAAGCCAGCTTCGGCAGATACTTCTGTTTCTGTGCTTCGGTACCGAATTCGTTGATCGGCACCATCACCAGCGAGGACTGCACACTCATCATCGAGCGATAACCGGAGTCGACGCGCTCGACCTCACGTGCGATCAAGCCATAACTGACGTAATTCAGACCGCTGCCACCGTATTGCTCTGGAATGGTGGCGCCGAGCAGGCCGACTTCACCCATCTCGCGGAAGATTGCCGGATCGGTCTTTTCATGCCGGAAAGCTTCGAGCACACGCGGCGCCAGACTCTGTTGAGCGAACTGCGCGGCGGTATCGCGGATCATCCGCTCTTCTTCGGTGAGCTGTTGATCCAGCAGCAGGGGATCGATCCAATTGAAACTAGCTTTACCGCCCATGAGTGTGCCCTCGCAATCGGGTGAATTAACGTGGCATTGATCCTAGGCGCGGTTCGCCATCGCGGCAAACGAGGATTTCGCATCCTGTTGTGCTAATTTCTCACTCCGAACCGTCGCGAATTGCCTTTTATGCGGCGCATTAGTGAGGTTGACGTACATGCGCAGGAAGATCCCCAGCACCGCCGCACTGATCAGCTTCGAAGCTGCCGCCCGCCATGAGAGCTTTACCCGGGCCGCTGAAGAGCTGTCGCTCACCCAAGGCGCCATTTGCCGACAGATCGCCAGCCTCGAAGAGTTCCTCAGCGTGCAACTGTTCCGGCGCTCGCGACGTGGGGTGAAGCTGACGGAAGCGGGACTTTCCTACAGTCGCCGGGTGGCGACTCAGCTCGATGCAGTGGAGCGCGACACCCTCTCGGTGATGGGCCAGCAGGGCACCAACGTCATCGAGCTCGCAGTCGTCCCGACCTTCGGCACGCAATGGCTGCTGCCACGGCTCAAGGATTTCCAGCTCAAGCACCCGGAAGTGACCGTCAACCTGACCAACCGCACCCGGCCATTCCTGTTTGCCGACACCGAATTCGATGCCGCGATTTACTTCGGCGACGCCGACTGGTCGGGTACCGAATCCCACAGGTTGATGGGCGAAAATCCGATGCCGGTGTGCAGCCCCGCCCTACTCGGCGATCGCAAGCAACTGACAGCGCAAGCCATCGCCGAGCTACCGCTGCTGCAGCAGACGACCCGACCTTACGCCTGGCGCCAATGGTTCAACTCGCAACAGCTGAATATTCCGCGCGACATGACAGGTCCACGCTACGAGCTATTCTCCATGCTTGCCCAGGCAGCCATGCACGACATGGGCGTCGCGCTGATTCCGCCGTTTCTGATCCAGCGCGAGCTGGCAGAGAAACGTCTGGTGGTTGCCAACCCTCAAGCGCTCTCCAGCATCAAGGCCTATTACCTGATGATTCCGGAGCGAAAGGTCGAATCGGCATCGCTGAAGGCATTTCGCGACTGGCTGGTAAATCAAGCGCAGAGCTACAGCCTAGAAGAATAAAGGCTTTGCGCAATACTTAACCCCGTAGTCAGAAAAGCCAAAGCCCTACAGATATAATTATTTGTCGCTTTTGCGCAGACTGTATCCGAAAGTCGTACAGACGTCCCACAAGCTGCAAAACACGTGGCTTTCAGCCTCTAATGGCGACTCATTACTGCCTATTCACGCCACCGATGCGAATTTTTTTTAAATTAAGCCAGAATCCTTGCAGGGCACGGCCTGCAAGGGATTCAACTGGCCATCTGCGACATTCGGTCACGGCATGACTTGTAGTTAATTTTCCGTCACCCGTCATAATCCCTTGAAGGGCATAAAGTTCGCCTGCAAAATGCCGCGCCCCGCCCTGATTCGGCGGGATCGTGCTGATCGGCCGCCCCAGTCGCACCATCCGTAGTGCATGGGTTTACTCAATAAGATCACGCAGGAGATTTGACGTGCACATTGGTGTTCCTCTCGAAACCCAGACCGGTGAAACACGGGTTGCTGCAACCCCGGAAACCATCAAGAAGCTGATCAGCCAAGGCCATAAGGTCACTGTGCAAAGCGGCGCTGGCGTCAAAGCCAGTGTCGTCGACAGTGCCTATGAAGCGGCCGGCGCAAGCATTGGCAGCGCCAATGACGCGTTCGGCGCCGAGCTGATACTCAAAGTGGTCGCGCCAAGCGATGCCGAACTGACGCTGATCAAGCGCGGTGCGGTGCTGGTGGGCATGCTCAACCCATTCAACAACGAGACCATCGCGAAGATGGCCGAATGCGGCATTACCGCGTTCGCCCTCGAGGCGGCACCGCGCACCTCGCGGGCGCAGAGTCTTGATGTGTTGTCGTCGCAGGCGAACATCGCCGGCTACAAAGCAGTGTTGCTCGCCGCTCACTATTACCCACGCTTCATGCCGATGCTGATGACTGCTGCGGGCACCGTGAAAGCGGCGCGCGTGCTGATTCTTGGCGCAGGCGTGGCCGGTTTGCAGGCGATTGCCACGGCGAAACGTCTGGGTGCGGTGATCGAAGCCTCCGACGTGCGCCCTGCGGTGAAGGAACAGATCGAATCCCTCGGCGCGAAGTTCGTCGACGTGCCTTACGAGACCGATGAAGAGCGCGAATGCGCCGTCGGTGTCGGCGGTTACGCGCGGCCGATGCCGGCGAGCTGGATGCAGCGTCAGGCCCAGGCTGTGCACGAGCGCGCCAAGCAGGCCGATATCGTCATCACCACCGCGCTGATTCCGGGCCGCAAGGCGCCGACGCTGCTCAGCGCCGAGACCGTGGCACAGATGAAACCGGGCTCGGTGGTCATCGACCTCGCCGCCGCCCAGGGTGGCAACTGCCCACTGACCGTCGCCGATCAGGTCGCTGTGGAAAACGGTGTGACCATCGTCGGCCCGACCAACCTCGCCGGTGAAGTCCCTGCCGATGCTTCGGCGCTGTACGCACGCAACCTGCTGGACTTCCTCAAGCTGGTGTTCACCAAGGAAGGCCAGTTCGACGTCAACCTCGAAGACGACATCGTCGCCGCGTGCCTGATGTGCCGCGACGGCCAAGTCATCCGCAAAAACGCCTAAGCAGGGATTCAGACGATGGAAGAGCTTATCTCCCCCGGTATCTACAACCTGATCATCTTCGTGCTGGCGATTTATGTCGGTTACCACGTGGTCTGGAACGTTACACCTGCGCTGCACACGCCGTTGATGGCAGTCACCAACGCGATCTCGGCGATCGTGATCGTCGGCGCCATGCTCGCCGCTGCGCTGACCGTTACGCCGCTGGGCAAGACCATGGGCACGCTGGCTGTGGCACTGGCGGCGGTCAATGTGTTCGGTGGCTTCCTGGTCACCCGCCGCATGCTTGAGATGTTCAAGAAGAAAGCCCCGAAAGCAAAAGAAGAGGCGCCGAAGTAATGAGCATGAATCTCGTCACGACGCTCTACCTGATCGCGTCGATCTGCTTTATCCAGGCCCTCAAAGGCCTGTCGCACCCGACCACTTCGCGGCGCGGCAACCTGTTCGGCATGCTTGGCATGGCGCTGGCTATCCTCACCACCGTCGGCCTAATCTATAAGTTGGGCGCCGAGCTGGCCACTGCCGGTATCGGTTACGTGATCGTGGGCCTGCTGATCGGCGGTACCGCCGGCTCGATCATGGCCAAGCGCGTTGAAATGACCAAGATGCCGGAACTGGTAGCGTTCATGCACAGCATGATCGGCCTCGCGGCGGTGTTTATTGCCATCGCGGCGGTGGTCGAGCCGCAATCGCTGGGTATCGTTAAACAACTGGGCGATGCGATTCCGGCGGGCAACCGTCTGGAGCTGTTCCTCGGTGCTGCGATCGGTGCTATCACCTTCTCGGGTTCGGTGATCGCCTTCGGCAAGCTCTCAGGCAAATACAAGTTCCGTCTGTTCCAGGGCGCACCGGTACAGTTCGCCGGTCAGCACAAGCTCAATGCGGTTCTGGGTCTGGCTACGCTGGTTCTCGGCCTGACCTTCATGTTCACCGGCAACCTCATGGCGTTCGCGCTGATGCTGGCACTGGCGTTCGTGATGGGCGTGCTGATCATCATCCCGATCGGCGGCGCCGACATGCCGGTAGTGGTGTCGATGCTCAACAGCTATTCCGGCTGGGCGGCGGCGGGCATCGGTTTCTCGCTGAACAACTCGATGCTGATCATTGCCGGCTCGCTGGTGGGTTCGAGCGGTGCGATTCTCTCGTACATCATGTGCAAGGCGATGAATCGCTCCTTCTTTAATGTACTGCTCGGCGGTTTCGGCAATACGGCAGATGCAGGCCCTGCCGGTGCGCAGGAAGCCCGTCCGGTGAAATCCGGCTCGGCTGATGACGCAACCTTCCTGCTGACCAACGCCGACACCGTGATCATCGTCCCGGGCTACGGTCTGGCAGTGGCCCGTGCACAACACGCACTGAAGGAACTGACCGAGAAGCTGACCCATCGCGGCGTGACCGTGAAGTACGCGATTCACCCGGTGGCCGGTCGCATGCCTGGGCATATGAACGTCCTGCTCGCCGAGGCCGAAGTGCCTTACGATCAGGTGTTCGAGATGGAAGACATCAACTCCGAGTTCGGTCAGGCCGACGTTGTGCTGGTGCTCGGTGCGAACGACGTGGTCAACCCGGCCGCGAAGAACGATCCGAAGTCGCCGATTGCCGGTATGCCGATTCTCGAAGCGTTCAAGGCCAAGACCATCATCGTCAACAAGCGCTCGATGGCCAGCGGCTACGCCGGCCTGGACAACGAACTGTTCTATCTGGACAAGACCATGATGGTTTTCGGCGACGCGAAGAAAGTCATCGAAGACATGGTCAAAGCGGTTGAGTAATCACCCGTTGCAATAGCGAACGCCCCGACTTGTCGGGGCGTTTTTGTTTGCGCCAGACGCTGGACAATTTGCCGCGTTGTTGCAGATCCGGTAACGGTGTTTTACTGCAAACCCGCGAAATAGAGACCTCGTTTGCGACCTTGGTAGCGGGACAGGCGCCGGCCAAATTCACTAGACTGCGCATCCTGCTACTCGTTGCCCGAGATAATAATCCATGTACCGTGACCGTATTCGCCTGCCTTCGTTGTTGGATAAAGTGATGAGCGCTGCCGACGCCGCTGCTCTGATTGAGGACGGCATGACCGTCGGCATGAGCGGTTTCACCCGCGCCGGCGAAGCCAAGGCCGTTCCCCACGCACTGGCCGAGCGCGCCAAGGTCACGCCGCTGAAGATCAGCCTGATGACCGGCGCCAGCCTGGGTAACGACCTCGACAAGCAACTGACCGAGGCTGGCGTGCTGTCGCGGCGTATGCCGTTTCAGGTCGACAGCACGTTGCGCAAGGCGATCAACGCCGGCGAAGTGATGTTCATTGACCAGCATCTCTCGGAAACCGTAGAGCAACTGCGCAACCAACAGTTGAAGCTGCCGGACATCGCCGTCATCGAGGCAGTCGCCATCACTGAACAAGGCCATATCGTGCCGACCACTTCGGTGGGCAACTCGGCCAGCTTCGCGATCTTCGCCAAACAAGTGATCGTCGAGATCAACCTGGCCCACAACGCCAACCTCGAAGGCCTGCACGACATCTATATCCCGACGTACCGCCCGACGCGCACGCCAATCCCGCTGGT
Coding sequences within:
- a CDS encoding LysR family transcriptional regulator; translated protein: MRRKIPSTAALISFEAAARHESFTRAAEELSLTQGAICRQIASLEEFLSVQLFRRSRRGVKLTEAGLSYSRRVATQLDAVERDTLSVMGQQGTNVIELAVVPTFGTQWLLPRLKDFQLKHPEVTVNLTNRTRPFLFADTEFDAAIYFGDADWSGTESHRLMGENPMPVCSPALLGDRKQLTAQAIAELPLLQQTTRPYAWRQWFNSQQLNIPRDMTGPRYELFSMLAQAAMHDMGVALIPPFLIQRELAEKRLVVANPQALSSIKAYYLMIPERKVESASLKAFRDWLVNQAQSYSLEE
- a CDS encoding NAD(P)(+) transhydrogenase (Re/Si-specific) subunit beta; this encodes MSMNLVTTLYLIASICFIQALKGLSHPTTSRRGNLFGMLGMALAILTTVGLIYKLGAELATAGIGYVIVGLLIGGTAGSIMAKRVEMTKMPELVAFMHSMIGLAAVFIAIAAVVEPQSLGIVKQLGDAIPAGNRLELFLGAAIGAITFSGSVIAFGKLSGKYKFRLFQGAPVQFAGQHKLNAVLGLATLVLGLTFMFTGNLMAFALMLALAFVMGVLIIIPIGGADMPVVVSMLNSYSGWAAAGIGFSLNNSMLIIAGSLVGSSGAILSYIMCKAMNRSFFNVLLGGFGNTADAGPAGAQEARPVKSGSADDATFLLTNADTVIIVPGYGLAVARAQHALKELTEKLTHRGVTVKYAIHPVAGRMPGHMNVLLAEAEVPYDQVFEMEDINSEFGQADVVLVLGANDVVNPAAKNDPKSPIAGMPILEAFKAKTIIVNKRSMASGYAGLDNELFYLDKTMMVFGDAKKVIEDMVKAVE
- a CDS encoding NAD(P) transhydrogenase subunit alpha, yielding MEELISPGIYNLIIFVLAIYVGYHVVWNVTPALHTPLMAVTNAISAIVIVGAMLAAALTVTPLGKTMGTLAVALAAVNVFGGFLVTRRMLEMFKKKAPKAKEEAPK
- a CDS encoding acyl-CoA dehydrogenase, with the protein product MGGKASFNWIDPLLLDQQLTEEERMIRDTAAQFAQQSLAPRVLEAFRHEKTDPAIFREMGEVGLLGATIPEQYGGSGLNYVSYGLIAREVERVDSGYRSMMSVQSSLVMVPINEFGTEAQKQKYLPKLASGEWIGCFGLTEPNHGSDPGAMISRARKVDGGYSLTGAKMWITNSPIADVFVVWAKDDAGDIRGFVLEKGWKGLSAPAIHGKVGLRASITGEIVMDNVFVPEENIFPDVRGLKGPFTCLNSARYGISWGALGAAEFCWHTARQYTLDRQQFGRPLAATQLVQKKLADMQTEITLALQGCLRLGRMKDEGTAAVEITSIMKRNSCGKSLDIARMARDMLGGNGISDEFGVARHLVNLEVVNTYEGTHDVHALILGRAQTGLQAFY
- a CDS encoding Re/Si-specific NAD(P)(+) transhydrogenase subunit alpha, whose amino-acid sequence is MHIGVPLETQTGETRVAATPETIKKLISQGHKVTVQSGAGVKASVVDSAYEAAGASIGSANDAFGAELILKVVAPSDAELTLIKRGAVLVGMLNPFNNETIAKMAECGITAFALEAAPRTSRAQSLDVLSSQANIAGYKAVLLAAHYYPRFMPMLMTAAGTVKAARVLILGAGVAGLQAIATAKRLGAVIEASDVRPAVKEQIESLGAKFVDVPYETDEERECAVGVGGYARPMPASWMQRQAQAVHERAKQADIVITTALIPGRKAPTLLSAETVAQMKPGSVVIDLAAAQGGNCPLTVADQVAVENGVTIVGPTNLAGEVPADASALYARNLLDFLKLVFTKEGQFDVNLEDDIVAACLMCRDGQVIRKNA